One Methanobacteriaceae archaeon genomic window, ATCCAAATTATCCAAAAATAACAATTTAAAATAGCTAATTTAAAAAAACAACAAAATTAATTCAAAAAATCATAAAATAAAGAATTTATCAAAAGAAAAATAAAATATTAAAGAAAATACTTTTTAATAACCTTTAGTAAATTTAATAGAAAACTTTAAATAGTAACAGAATATAAGCATATATACTCATAAAAAACAAAGGAGTGTGAAAAATATGGTAAACTCAGAAACTATTGAAGCGGAATTTAGCGAAACAAAAGAAAAAATTGAAGAAAAAAGAGAAGAAACCAAAGAAAAAATCGATGAGAAAGAAGAAACCAAAGAAAAGTTAAATGAACAAAAAGAGAAATTTAACGAAAGAAGAGAAAAAGGAAAAAACATTGCTGACAATGTAGTTAACGATTTGTATAAAACCATTGATGAGTTCAAAGAAAACCTCAAAAACATGCAAAAAAATGCAGATCAAAAATATGCAGAATACAAAAAATCAACCGTTCAAACTATTGATGTTGATTTAGTAGAAACCAAAGATACTTACTTCATTAAAGCAGCAGTTCCTGGTGCTAAAAAAGAAGAAATCTCCATTGAAGCAGGAGACAATGATATTACCATCGAAACTACCTTCAAACCATTTATTGAAGAATTCAATGAAGAAGATGAAGCTGAAGTAATTATTTCCGCAATTAAATCCGGAAGATGTGTTAAAACTGTAAGATTCTCCAACAGTATTGACATAGAACAAATTACTGCAAAATTCACAAACGGAATTATTAAAATAACTATTCCAAAATTAATTATACCAAAACATAAAGTAAATGTAGAATAATTTTTCTACATTTTTTCTCTTTTTTAAAAAAAAATTAAAATTTAATATCTGACCTTACCAATGTGTCTTGTTGCACCTGGATCTTCACCATTGAAATGAGCCAAATAATATACAAACCATTCTAATGGAACTACCAAGATGAATGGAGATAATAATTTATCTAGAGTTACATAATAATCCATATCATAGACCATGTAATTTAAATCTAGATTTTTAGAAAATTCAATAGCTTTATCAGTCATTTCATCTGATTCTAAGCCAGATTTTAAAAATATTGCAGGAACATCCTTTTCAGCACGTTCAATTAAACCATGTCTGAATTCAACAGAATATAATGGACAAGCATGTTTAACAGCACCTTCCATAAGCATGGTCATAGCCAATTTATATGCAAGACCGAAATTAGGACCGCTTCCTAAACAGTAGAAAATATCTTCATCTTTGAATTTTTCAGCTAAAGCCTTATTTTCCTCTTCAGTTGTAAGCAACAACTTTTCTAGAATTTCAGGCAAATCATATAATTCAGCTAATAATTCATTTTTATCTTCATAATCACTAGCTGCGAATAAAATTTGATAAAGACAAGCTAATTGTGTAATGTAAGTTTTAGTACCTAAAATTGCAGTTTCAGTTCCACATTGAGTTATAATCGGAGTAATAGCTTCCTTAGTCATGGAACTTTCAGGTTCATTTGAAATAGATACAGTATGAATTCCTAATTCATTACATCTTCTTAAAGATGCTAATGTATCTGCAGTTTCACCAGATTGAGAAGCAAATATTGCAATAGAATTCTCGTTTTCGATTAATTTTTTATTATAGCAGAATTCGTATCCAGTGAATACTTCAATATTAATATTAGTACTAGACATGCGTATTGCATCACGTACACTATAACAGGTTGAAATAGAACTACCGCAACCAATTAAATATACTTTATCCACATCCTCAACCAAATTAGAAACCATTTTTAATTTAGGCATCTCTGATTTGAATGTATTACTAAGAGACTCTGGTTGCTCCATCATTTCATCATACATTTTATAGTTCATAAGTAAACACCTTAAAAATAAATAATATTACTAATATATTGTTAATTAACATATAAATGTTTTATTAAAAAAATAACCGAATGATAGATATGCAAATAGATTTAGCATCAGTTGGAATGGAAAAAGGAAAGCAATATGAGACAATTATTACAACAACTAGCTGTGATGATATTAAAAATGCAGCTCCAATTGGAGTAATTTGTGCAGGCCAGGATAAAGTTTTAAACCGTATCTTTAAGGGAAGTCGAACTTTAGAAAATATCATATCAAAAAGAGAGTTTATTGTAAATATAACTCACAATCCTGAAGTTTTTACACTATCCACTGTTGGAAATCTTCCAGAAGACTATTTTAATGAAGATAATTCACTTAAATGTGCTGATGCTTATTTTAAATGTGAAGTAATAAGTCTTAAAGAGGCTGTAAAGCAAAGTGATCCTGTTAAAAGTAATGGTGAAGCTATTGTAATTAAATCAAAAGTTACTCAATTAGTCATTAATAAACAAACACGTCCAATCAACAGAGGCTTTGGATATGTTATTGAGTCATTATCTAATTTAACACGTGTTGATATTGTTGGTGAAGAGCAAAAAGAAGAGTATTTTGAAAGATTTAGAGAAGCAAATCGTATTGTGACAAAAGTAGGTTATAAACAGGATATTGAAGCTATGCAAAAAATAAAAAAAGAATTAATAAAAAAAGGTTTTAAACCTTAATTTTTAATTACATCAATAAATTCGAATGAATCTCCATCAAAAAGACCCATATCCGATATTTTAATAGATGGGATAACAAGTAGTGCCATAAATGCCATTGTCATAAATGGAGAGTCAAGTTCACATCCTAATTTTTTAGCGCTTTTATGTAAAACAGCTAATTTTTCAGATACTTCAAATGCATCTTCATTACTCATTAAACCTGCAATAGGTAATGATAATGATTCACAGGACTCATCATCAACTATTACGAATCCACCTTTGTTGTCAATGATTTTGTTTACTGCACGAGCCATCAACTCTTCATCACATCCAACAACAATAATGTTGTGTGAGTCATGAGCTACAGATGATGCAATAGCTCCTTTTTTAAGGCCAAATCCTTTAATAAATGCATTTGCAATGTTGTTTTTACCATACCTTTCAACAACAGATATTTTCAATATGTCATTATCCAAATCAGCTTTAACAACACCATCTTCAACTTTAAGATTTGCACTAGCTTTGGAAGTTATTAATTCACCGTTGTAACACTCAATTACATTAACTTCGCACTCATCACCATCATAGTTTATTTCAAAGTCTTTTGATGTCTTTTTGGTTGCATTAATTGAGTTTAACTCGCTGACTTGCGGTGCATCAAATAAGATATTTTCGCCGTCAAATACACATTGTCCGCCAACGTATGTTTTTTGAATATTAAAGTCAACTAAATTGTCAACTACGACAAAGTCTGCTTTTGCACCTCTTACAATAGCTCCTGTTTTCAAGTTATAGTGTGATGCAGGATTTAATGTAACAAGTTTAATAGCTTCAATAATGTCTACTCCCATATCTACAGCTTTTTTAATTGAGCTATTTAAATGGCCTTTAATTAAGTCATCAGGATGTTTATCATCACTTACGATAAAATCAAAGATCGGAGAGTGGATTCTTCTTTGCATGATTTCGCTAGGAACTAATCCAAAACCGTTTTGGTTTTCGAAGAACTTCTTACGTTCGGATAAATCAAAAATAGCTTCCATATTTTTAGCAGATGATCCGTCACGAACCATAATTTTTACACCTTTCCATTTTTTAACAACAGCTTCTGTAAAACTACTGCATTCATGGTCGGTAAATACATACTGCTCGACATATTTATCCAATTCCTTACCAGAAATCAATGGAGCATGACCGTCAATCGGTTTGTTGTATTTTCTGGCAAGTTCAAGTTTTCTTAAAACTTCTTCATCTCCGTTAATAACACCTGGGAAATTCATCATCTCAGCAAGTGCAACGATTTCATCTTTTTTAAGTAAAAATTCTACATCATTTGAATCTAAAATAGCACCAGATGTTTCAAATGGAGTAGCAGGAACACATGAAGGAGCAGCAAAGTAAAAATTAAAAGGAACTTTACTTGCGTTTTCCATCATAAAGTCAATTCCTTCAATTCCACATACATTAGCAATTTCATGAGGATCACATACAACAGAAGTTGTACCGTGCATTACTGCCATTCTTGCAAATTGAGCTGGAGTAAGCATTGAACTTTCAATGTGAATGTGAGCATCAATAAAACCTGGAACCAACAAGCCTTCAATATCTAATTTAGTATCCTTTTCAACTTTAATAGGTTCTATTTCTTTAAATACTCCATCTTCAATTTTAATTCTTGCACCGTAAACTGAATCAGTTAATACATCAAGAATTTGAGCTGTAAATTCCATTTTATTCCTCATGTAAAGCATTATAAAGAAGTGGTAAGAATGTACCGATATCAGTTACAATTCCAACAACCTGTGCACTTCCACGATCAGACAATTTAGTAACTGTTGATGGGTTGATATCTACACAGATACTTTTTACTCTTGAAGGAAGCAAGTTACCTGTTGCAATTGAATGAAGCATAGTTGCAATCATGATTACCATATCAACTTCTTGAGCATAATGTCTCATTAGCTTTTGTGACTCTGCTGTGTCAGTTATTACATCAGGAAGAGGTCCGTCATCACGAATTGAACCTGCAAGAACATATGGAACATCATTTTTAATACATTCATACATAATTCCTCCGGTTAAAGTTCCGTCTTCTACTGCGTTTTTAATTGAACCTGACTGGTTAATTCTGTTGATTGTTCTCATGTGGTGAGTGTGTCCGTGAGCTACAATCTTACCTGTGTCAACTTCAATACCTAAAGAAGTACCATACAAATTGGATTCAATATCGTGAGTTGCAAGTGCATTACCTGCCATAATAACGTCAATATATCCTTCTTTAATAAGTGCAGCCAAGTATTTTCCAGAACCAGTGTGAACAATAGCTGGTCCACCGACAATACCTATTTTTCCACCTTTTGCCTTAATTTCTTTCATTTCTTTTGCAATACCGTTAATTAAGTTCATTAAAGGTTTTTCTGATGATACTTCACTGTTCATGAATTCAAATACTTGTTGTTCGTCTCTTGATCTGTGTGGTGGAGTAACTTTAACTCCGTCAAGACCTACAACAATTTTGTCTCCAGCTTTAACATCAGCAATAGGTTTTACAAAAGCACGTTTTTCATCTTCATCAACAACTACCAAACAGTCCATTTCGATTTCTTCAACAGGAATCCAGTTCCCATCATAGAAAATGTGAGTAGTGTGATTGGATGATGAATAAAAACCTTCAGGAGCAACTTTATCCTTAACAGATGCAACGAGATTAACTTCTTTAATATCATCAATTGCTGCACCAAGTACAGATAATTCATCTAAGATTGATTCTAACAATTCAGGAGAATCTGCTGAAACTTCAATTTTTGCACGACTAACGTCTGATTTTTTACGTCCAACATCAATTTCCAATATATCAAATTCTCCGCCTTTGTCCATAATTATTCCCATTGTCTTAGTTAAAGTCAATGAATCAATAATATGGCCTGAAAGCTCAATAGTTCTTTTATTCATAACAATATGCTCCATTTTTTTAGTTAATATTATAAATTTAGTTTTGGTGATATTTAATGGTATTGTTATAATAAAAGATAATAAAAAAAAGTAATTAACATTATTCAATCAATGTTAAAAAGTCATATATTAATTTAGCAGCTACAACTGCAGTATTATCCCCTAATCTATCACTTGCAGTTTCAACAACATCAAAACCAACAATGTTTTTGTTAGATAATGTTTTAAGCAATGTTTCAACTTCAGAAATGAATAAACCACCAGGGGTTGGGTTTCCAACACTAGGTGCAATAGCTGGGTCAATAACATCCATATCTATGGAAATATAAATCGGACCGTCAATATTTATCAAATAGTATTCAATTGCATCCATATGCTTGTGAACATCATTAATTTTAAATGTCTGAATATTATAGGTTGATTTTACAAATTCCTCTTCTTCATAAGAAGAAGATCTGATTCCGATTTGAACTAAATCAACACCTGCTTCGTGTGCTCTTCTCATAACTGCAGCATGAGAATATTTTTCTCCGATAAATTCAAATGCCAAATCTCTGTGAGCATCAAAATGAACTACAGTTAGATTTTCATACTTTTTGGATAATGCATTGATTGCACCAATTGATGCTGAGTGTTCACCACCAATTATAAGTGGTTTAAGGTTCAAATCAATTAGTTCATTAACTGTATCTTCAATTATTTGACATGTCTTTTCACAGTTTCCAGGAACTACGTTAACATCCCCGAAATCATAAAAAGTAGCATTCAAATCTTTATTAAAATTAGTATTGTATTTTTCAAAACCAAATGAAGCTTCACGTACAACAATTGGTCCTAAACGTGCACCGGCATGATAAGAAGTAGTACTGTCAAATGGAACACCGATTATTCCAAATGAATTTTCACAAATTTCGTCATTTTCACTAGAAAATGCAAATTTCCATGGTTCGTAAGTATTTAAAAGCATAATTAATCTTTAAAAGGAAAAATAAATAAGAGAAAAGAATCTAGTTAGATCCTCTGGTTCTCATTATTTTCATATTTCCTAAAGCTACGATGTATTCTACTTCAACACCTTCAACGATAGAGTCTTTTAAGTCTTCAGGCATTGGTAAATCGATAGTATCGTAGTTTTCCATGTCCATTAATTGAACGTTAGCGCCTTGGATAGAGATAACTTGTCCTAATCTTTTGTCGATAATAGGGATATCTACTTTGTTATCTACAGGTTTAACTAAACTTCTTTTTTGGTTGTCGAAAACACCTACTGCTTCAATTCTTGCTTTTGCAGCTCCGTGTTTACCAGGAGATGAAGTAGTGTAACTGATAATTTTACAAGCTTCTCCACCTAAAACAATGTACTTTCCAACTTTTAATGTTTTAATTTCTACAACTTTTGTTGACATATAATTTTTCCTCCATAAATAAAAACCGGTTTTTAATCTATGTAATAGGAATATTACTAGATTAATATAAACTATCTTTTCCATTTTATATAAACTATTCGAAAAAATATGTAAAATCAACAAATAAAAATTTTTTAAAAAATAATTAACCTAAAAATTATAATCTGTTAATTTATTTAATATAAAATACAAATTTATGAAACAGTGATAAAATGAAAATAGCTATTGTATCTGGAAAAGATGAAGGACCAAGTAAATTAAACGCGTTTGATAATGCCTTAAGCGATGCTGGAATAGGCGACGTTAATCTAATAAAAGTATCAAGTATGCTTGCAGGCAATGCAGAGATTAACACACTACCTAAACTCAAACCAGGAGCTATGGTGAACTGTGTTTTATCAGAAGTAACTTCAGATAAACCAGGTGATGAAATAACTGCAGTTATTGCACTAGCTATTGGTGAAGAATTAGGATGCGTTGTTGAAACATCAGGTATTAACAGAAATCTAGACGAACTAATCGAAGAGGCAAAAATGATGGTCAACTATATGATGGACAAACGTGGAGTTGAAAAAAAACAAGACATTATTGTTGAATATGCAACCACCACTGTTCGTGAAATTGCATCTGTAGTTGCATCAGTTGTTTATTTGAAAGATGAAATCATAGAGTGATAACATGGATGCAAAAGACAAAAAAATCGCAACAGATTTGTCTTATAAGATAATTAGCGAAGTTTCAAGAGCTATTAGACCATATGTTGGAAAACCAGAATCCGGTGAAAAAGTAAAAATGGGTGCTGACGGAACTCCAACATCTCTAATTGATATAATTGCAGAAGAAAAATTAATCAATATTTTAAAAAATGCACCAGTACTCACATACCTTATTAGTGAAGAAATTGGTGAATTAAAACTTGGTCAGGGAACCAAAAGAAGCATAAAACTTACAGATGAACTTAGACGTGACGATTTAGAAGAAGATGAAATTCCAAAATTCATATTTTTAGTTGATCCAATCGACGGAACAAACAATGCAATTAAGGAAATTCCTGCTTTTGGAATTTCAATAGCAATAGCCAGTGTAAATCAGGGACGTCTTGCAACATTAAATGATGTTGAGTTAGGATTTGTAAGTAATTTTGCTAACGGAAACTTTTTTGAAGCTGAAAAAGGAAACGGTTGCTACTTAAACAACAAAAAGGTAAACCCTAGTAAAATTATAAACATAAGCAACATGACCCTTGGAGGTTTTACAAAAAGTGACACCTCACAGGCATCCAAATTAGTAGACAATGCACGTCGTATGAGAGTTTTGGGAAGTGTAGTTTTAGAACTATCTTATGTTGCTAGTGGAAGATATGATGCGTTTTTAGATCTTAGAGGAAGTAGAATCATCGATATTGCAGCATCCAAATTAATTCTCGAAGAAGCAGGATGTATAATTACCGATAAATTCGGCGGAAAACTAAACAACATTTTAAGCATCTATGAAAAGGCAATTATTGTTGCTGCAAACAATGAAATTCTCCACAAACAGATGATTGACATCTTAAACGACAATCAGACAGACTTTATAGGAAAAGTTGGAATAATTTCAAGAATTGATCAATCAAGACCAATATTGTTTTCTGCAAAAATAATTGATTATTTACTAACACAGGGAAGAGAAGTTCAAATTGAACAGTCCCTAGCTTATAAATTAACTGAATTAAAAGAAAATCCTAATTTAGACAATATAATCAAAGAAATCCATGAAAACTACCCTGAGATGAAAGAGGACTTTGAAGATATCAACTTAAATATTGATTTTAATCAGTTATCCAAAAACACATTTGATTTTGACTGTGATATGGCAATGATTCTTGGAGGAGACGGAACACTTCTAAGAGCTCAATCACAGCTAAACCCTGAAATTCCATTACTTGGAATAAATATGGGAACTGTAGGATTTTTAACTGAAATTGAAGCGCCAGACACATTTAAAGTGCTAAACACAATTCTTAAAGGAGATTACTACAAAGAAAAAAGAAGCAAACTTGTTGTTTCACACGAAAACAATAAACACTCCGTAATGAATGAAGTTGTCATAATGACTGACAAACCTGCAAAAATAATGCACTTTGAAATTCAAATTGACGGAGAAGTAATTGAAGAAGTTCGTGCTGACGGATTGATTATTTCAACACCTAGTGGTTCAACAGCTTATGCAATGTCTGCTGGAGGCCCAATTATTGATCCGAAAGTTGCAGGATTTTTAATTATCCCAATTTGCCCATACAAACTTGGAGCAAGACCGTTTGTAGTGTCTGATACTAGTGAAATTACAGTAAGACCTCTTAAAAAAGGTAAAAAAGCAGTGTTTGTTATTGATGGACAAATCAATGAAGAAGCAGAATATGAAGAGGAAATTAAATTTAAAAAATCCGATAAACATGCATACTTCATCCGTACATCAACAAAATACTTCTACAAAAAGGTTAAAGACAAATTGATTGAAGGCGGACTTCCTAAAAACTCAAGGTGCGAATAATGAACAATCTTGTAATTGATTTGACTCACGGCGGAGTTAAAATTGCAATCAGCCTTGCAAAAAAAGGAAAAAATGTTCTTGCATATGATATCTATAACACATTAAATGATATTGATGCAAAAATGCTTGCAATCTACAATGTGGACTTAATACAACTGGATGAACTTTCAGACTTTAGGGGAGATATGAATATTATCTACCCTATCCACATGCCTCTTGATTTTAGTGACATCACCAAAAACAACCCTGATTTAAACTACACATTCCAAACTCATCACGAAGCAATTAAAGAACTTTTAGATGATTGGGCAAGAGATATCCCAAAAATTGAAGTTACTGGTGTTAAAGGAAAAACATCAACTGTTTTTATGTTAAAAGAAATTTTAATTGATGAAAATCCTTTAATTTTATCAAGTCTTGGTGCGATGCTTTTTGAAGATGATAAAAAAATCATGCTTAAAAGAGATATTTCAATAGCACCATCAAACATTAAGGAAACTATTGATCTTGCATACAAAATAGCCAATCCTGTTTGTTTGATTGCTGATGGTGTTGTACAAAGTGAAAACCTAAGAAAATACAATTCAGCTATTTTTGAATCTTCTCTTGGAGTAAGTGGAATCGGAGATGTTGGAGTATTAACAAATATTATTGAAGACTACCCTATTGCAAAATCAAAAAGCAGTGCAAGCGAGGCTAAAAAACAGGTATTTAGATGCAATACTGTTGTATGTCAAAAGGAAGCATATGATAAATTTTACAGTGATATAACACATGATAAAGTCAATACATTCTCACTTACTGATAAATCTGCAAATTTATATCCTGGTGAAATTAATTACTCATTAGATGAAACTACCATTAATCTATCATTTAGAGATGTAAAAACAATTAATGATAATTTAGTTTCAGGAGATATGACATTAACTGTATTTACACCTGGAAAATACAATGTAAGTAATGTTCTTGGAATTGTATTAACTGCAATAAGTCTTGAAATTCCAAAAGAAAAAATCATCCAAGGACTTGAAAACTACAAAGGAATTCCTGGAAGAACAAACAAAAGAAAAATAGAAAACATTACAGTAATTGAAGAAATCAATCCAGGAATAAATACAAAAGCTATTGAAGAGTCAATTAACATGATAAGCAACATGGATGACTATTTAATAGCTATCGGCGGAGATTATGGAATAACCTGTGAAGAAATTGATGAGAAGAAAGTTAGCAAGTATTTGGACAATTTAGAAAGTGAAATCATATTAACAGGAGAAGTTGGAAGTTCAATAAATGAACAAATGAAAAACAAATGTAAAGTTATTGAAAACTACAACGATGTTTATGATATAGCTCTTAAAAACAATAAAAACCTTTTATTTATTTATAGGTCAGATTACCGTAAGTTAAAACAAAGATAACCTATATTAAACAAGTTTTAAAAATACTATATGTAAATTGATTATAAACATTTAATAATTATTACTTACAAAAATTCACAATGTAATAAAATAATATAAGTTATAACTTATAAAATGAACTGGAGATAACAAATGATTGTCGGAACACGTGGAAGTCAATTAGCATTAACCCAAACCAAACAGGTTTGCGGATGGTTAGAAAAAATAACTGGACAAAAAATTGACTTGGAAATAATTAAGACAAAAGGAGATAAAATTACAACATCACAATTGTACAATATGGATTCTAAGGGTTTATTTACTAAAGAATTAGATATTGCGCTTTTAGAAGAGGAAGTTGATTTTACAGTACATAGTTTTAAGGATTTGCCAACAGAACTAAATGAAGATTTAGAGATTGTTGCTGTACCAAAACGTGAATCCCCAAATGAAGTGTTAATCTCAAAAAAATCATGGGCAGAACTTGGACCTGGATCAAAGCTTGGAACAAGTAGCCTTAGAAGAGAAGCATTTTGCAATCATTATGAAAAAGAGTTTGAACTCAAACCAATCAGAGGAAACATTGAAACTAGAATTGACAAAGCACTCAACAGTGACTTGGATGCTACAATTATGGCAGAAGCGGGAATTAAAAGATTAAACCTTGCAAAATACATTAAAGAAGTATTTCCAGTTAATTATATTACCCCACCAGCAGGTCAAGGTGCTCTTGCAATCATTACAAGAAAAGACTCTGATAAAAAAGAAATCATTCAAAAGATAAATGATTACGTTTCAATGCAAGAAGTATTTGCTGAGAAAATGGTTCTAGAAGAACTTGGAGTAGGTTGTCAATGGCCTATCGGAGCTATTGCTCGTATGAATGATAAAGAATTTGAAATTTATTCAATATTATTAACTAAAGAGGGAGAAATCCTCAAAGAGGAAACCCAAAAAGGTTCTATCAGAAATGCAGTTGAACTTGGCAGACGCATTGGAGAACATTTTCAAGATTATGTTTAAATGGAGGAATTTAATTGAAAACTGTTAACGTAGGAGTTATAGGTGTAGGTGCAATGGGTGAAAACCACGTTCGTGTCTATCACAAAATAGAAGAAGCAAATTTGATGGCAGTAAGTGATGTAAGTGAAAAAGCACTTAAAAAAATCGAAAAGAAATATGGTGCTAAAGGATACACCGAATACAGTGCATTACTCGAAAACCCAGAAATTGAAGCTGTAAGTGTATGTGTTCCAACTACATTCCACCACGCAGTAGTAATGGAAGCAATCAAACATGGAAAACATGTTTTAGTTGAAAAACCAATTGCATTCACATTACAAGAAGCAGAAGAAATGATTGCAGCTGCTAAAGAAGCAGGAGTAATCCTTGCAACAGGACACGTTGAAAGATTCAACCCAGCTGTACAAAAAGCTAAAGAACTCGTTGAAGATGGAGTTATCGGAGATATTGTATCTGCATTTGCAAAAAGAGTAGGACCACTCCCACCAAGAATCAAAGACGTTGGTGTATCCATCGATTTAGCTATTCACGATTTAGACATTATGAATTACTTATTTGAAGAAGAAGTTACACAAGTTTACGGTACTATGAACAGTATCTTAGATGACTGTGACTTTGAAGACCATGCAGAAATTATGGTCAGCTTTGATAACGAATCAACCGGTATTATTGAAGTAAACTGGTTAACTCCATACAAACGTAGAGAATTAGAACTTACCGGTACTGCAGGAATCATCTCTGTAGATTACATGAAACAAAGTATCGAAGTTTACGGTAAATTTGCTAAAGATATTCAAATTAAACATGAAGAACCTTTAAAAGGAGAATTAATCTCATTTTTAAACTCAGTAGTCAATGGAACTGAACCAGAAATTACTGGTGAAGATGGATTAAAAGCTCTCAAAATGGTTATTGCTGCAAACAAATCCTCCAAAGAGCATAAACCAATTAGTTTTGATGAATTATACTAGGTGATAATGTGAAACAAAAACTCATCGAAAAAGCACAAGAATTAAGACACCATGGATTTACCACTGGAGAAATTGCTGATGAACTTAACGTAAGTATGGATACAGCAAGATGGTTAACACTTCAAAAAGCAGAAGTAAAAACCGATGCACCAGTAGACTTTGCTATCAACTGGAAAAGCATTGGTGGAAATTCCACTCGTTTAAGCTACGTTTCAGGTGCTTTAAGTGACATGGCATTATCCCATGGAGAAGCAGATACTGTTGTAGGTATTGCAGTTAGTGGAGTTCCATTTGCAACTGTAATGGCTGATTTCATTGAAGATATGACTGGAGTAGATACTTCCTTAGCTATTTTCCACCCAAACAAACACAGAAAAGATCACGATGAAACCGATGACGAAGGTGCAATAAGTACCAACTTCGGTAGTGTTGAAGGAAAAAGAGTTGTTATTGTAGACGACGTTATTACCAGTGGAAAAACAGTAAAAGAAGTAATTCATACAGTAAAAGATTTAGGTGGAGAACCTACCTGTGTTACTGTATTAATTGACAAAGCAGGACTTTCTGAAATTGAAGGAGTGCCTGTTGAATCCTTAATTAAAATTAGTAGATTATAAAAAATCTACTTCTAATCTTTTTTTTAAAAATATTATTGATATAATACATCAACATCATCAAGTGTTAATTTATCATCACAGGAATCTACTTTTTCAGCACAAACCCCTCCGATAACACCAATACTTTGAATATTATTTTTTAAAACAGTTGTAGAAATAATTCCATGACCTTTTGAAGATAAAACAAATAAATCAAGAAATGTTTC contains:
- a CDS encoding orotate phosphoribosyltransferase-like protein, producing the protein MKQKLIEKAQELRHHGFTTGEIADELNVSMDTARWLTLQKAEVKTDAPVDFAINWKSIGGNSTRLSYVSGALSDMALSHGEADTVVGIAVSGVPFATVMADFIEDMTGVDTSLAIFHPNKHRKDHDETDDEGAISTNFGSVEGKRVVIVDDVITSGKTVKEVIHTVKDLGGEPTCVTVLIDKAGLSEIEGVPVESLIKISRL